Proteins encoded in a region of the Bactrocera tryoni isolate S06 chromosome 4, CSIRO_BtryS06_freeze2, whole genome shotgun sequence genome:
- the LOC120774870 gene encoding uncharacterized protein LOC120774870 isoform X3 — MEPREHINKTAADTATAIGKARNAQAEQPSIAVSLSGSAVVATDAIAAAAAVSPSNRTKHEGNNTRRPPLLKATISASTTAGGGDTVGQPQTQHQQLAAGVGGAYKGATTLATPSTPRIELSRASSSSHHEEDSRESSPENVFEQVGTGTLQETIGLGFREEGALELRSSTEELYFMDPEQKKEEQEKIQQQQQVKRSSPHIFKFDDHQSYLQQHQRKDSASSEVAALLCISGRTSRISSVGSQGSAVSRLSAVSGVSRSPSPHRMLLETSFCGPKPLENVVDGRVSTTIEPPTVELLEQVLLSRKHDPTQAVLAEGITVESSPKKKPTSLSNGEAKPPMKSTKKAERPNAVAIAPGGVAKPVMGAQRRSNKSPGQMVIGKTPSGTEYIRINLKPDYMYNDKGIAPHEKIVEAPNSIAPLYSRSQKKPASLSLGRTAVDENRLTPTASPKPTRHGALTKDTHGSRSPSPATVSVSRKSSFSSLFRLGGKDSPDSPRERSRSRSKSKERPTPQSQNVTPSKQKSVLAIFKPGKRGSNAGADAKSSKSSSPIDGHELQQQMQQMRSKSHTPSSTTTGGGSRPASRLRYYDEPVEGVIHIPLHTPPEEKEARKLLHGIQQLNAEPMRPVPTAITASQLAAAAAALKPVGARKGSGSGSSGSGQSQPRSQQVEKLQRLENLDAIHTLSQEDDNKERTWSLEVNKYSSQDSQETAGSETSYASAIKVNIRSNLANVKENVVQENGMAAEAEIHRLPSVDSGGETKIVETVATVNVNITQVQPENEHTKEKRRLLFTTRLGSGSQDPIFSTQFSISKTESQSSQLSEQVQETIIESPGSETLHRQGTVIRRSEEEVELNASTKIQESKESMKLPPKRRTSTEISARRQKSISTSEDEKHIVQTTVTAVVMRRKESHEEPRRKSRSTSEDDADAGGGIVNQRHSRYLENFDVRKKYHENVPRKPKRQSVSEPKHGDSTEDAIVHVAEQRDDQKLSKQHQQRKPTLPQPPPPSTAPSPSPPPTTSSVAGSRSPTPTQRVPRSQSQSPVDRSGKQTPVKPPRTSTPTRRSQGSHVGTERQSMPSTDEPVESSESERDSDLAGGSSAAADPKRRHLPRHVGTIEDHESTGLVSQESFDELPYVPTTLPEERAHGVPLVPMKDRANMELKTCPVERPRSTTPLNPSHLEEYCGIVTPQEQAHELSGSVPVRGEKLRISLPRKDSTKERVQSAKSPRRPSNTSGKSWFEFAEEGLRATSSNLERKDSNKQLLQKQTQPELDIKTKVAVSKATTTTVQTTQTQITPTSGTTTTQRKLSGHWIDFENIPEKRKPPKRITVLPKDGVVTSTSSSRVHATTSSVQHISQPQTHTHSHGHDHQPAQPDVTMDGKIHYNYVKPEDCQCECHETKREGGTGAGADDNASAAVADDEMEGVTSSKSITSVDLLQQGEDMLPLLDPDTQDGIEPSDSSREYSCYTDDEMDVPMRRASSSRLKGNSSKLDEFPRRDVSHSPRNRKFPDNRK; from the exons ATGGAGCCACGCGAGCACATTAATAAAACAGCTGCGGACACAGCAACCGCAATAGGGAAAGCAAGAAATGCCCAAGCAGAACAACCTAGTATTGCCGTATCGTTGTCGGGAAGTGCTGTAGTTGCAACAGACGCCATCGCTGCCGCCGCTGCAGTCAGCCCAAGCAATAGAACTAAACACGAAGGCAACAATACGAGGCGACCACCTCTTTTAAAGGCGACCATTTCCGCCAGCACTACAGCAGGTGGCGGCGACACTGTTGGTCAGCCTCAAACGCAGCATCAGCAGCTGGCGGCTGGAGTAGGAGGAGCGTATAAGGGAGCCACTACACTTGCCACACCATCCACGCCCCGCATCGAACTAAGTCGTGCATCGTCGTCATCGCATCACGAAGAGGACAGCCGGGAAAGCAGTCCCGAGAATGTGTTCGAACAG GTTGGCACTGGCACCCTACAGGAAACAATCGGACTGGGCTTTCGCGAAGAGGGCGCCCTGGAGCTACGAAGCTCAACCGAGGAATTGTACTTTATGGATCCGGAGCAGAAGAAAGAGGAGCAGGAGAAgatacaacaacagcag caagtGAAACGCTCCTCCCCGCACATCTTCAAATTCGACGATCATCAAAGCTATTTGCAACAGCACCAGCGCAAAGACTCGGCCAGTTCCGAGGTCGCTGCATTGCTTTGTATTTCCGGACGCACAAGTCGCATATCTAGCGTTGGCAGTCAGGGTTCGGCTGTGAGTCGACTCTCAGCGGTATCGGGCGTTTCACGTTCGCCTTCACCTCATCGCATGCTTTTGGAGACATCATTTTGTGGTCCAAAGCCTTTGGAAAACGTAGTGGACGGTCGAGTTTCAACCACCATTGAGCCACCGACTGTTGAATTACTTGAGCAAGTTTTGCTGTCACGTAAGCACGATCCAACACAGGCTGTTTTGGCGGAAGGTATTACAGTGGAAAGTTCACCGAAGAAGAAGCCGACATCGCTATCAAACGGTGAAGCTAAACCGCCAATGAAAAGTACTAAGAAAGCAGAGCGACCCAATGCTGTAGCCATTGCACCTGGTGGTGTTGCAAAGCCAGTTATGGGGGCTCAGCGAAGAAGTAATAAAAGCCCTGGACAAATGGTAATTGGAAAAACACCCAGCGGCACCGAGTATATACGCATTAACCTGAAGCCTGACTATATGTATAACGACAAAGGTATTGCCCCCCATGAGAAAATTGTGGAGGCTCCTAACAGCATTGCTCCGCTTTATTCGCGAAGTCAAAAGAAGCCTGCTTCATTAAGTTTAGGTCGGACCGCTGTGGATGAAAATCGGCTTACACCCACGGCTAGTCCTAAGCCTACGCGACACGGTGCTTTGACTAAGGATACACATGGTAGTCGTTCACCTTCACCAGCCACTGTTTCAGTTTCGAGAAAGAGTTCATTTAGTTCGCTGTTTCGACTAGGCGGTAAAGACTCACCTGATTCACCCCGTGAACGTTCACGATCCCGCAGTAAAAGTAAAGAACGCCCAACGCCGCAGTCACAAAACGTTACGCCAAGTAAACAGAAATCCGTTTTAGCGATTTTCAAACCAGGAAAACGTGGAAGTAATGCAGGCGCCGATGCTAAATCTTCGAAGAGCTCCTCACCTATCGATGGGCATGAGCTTCAGCAACAGATGCAACAAATGCGCAGTAAGTCACACACTCCATCATCGACTACCACTGGAGGTGGATCTCGCCCTGCCAGTAGGTTACGTTATTACGATGAACCTGTGGAAGGCGTAATACACATACCTCTTCATACCCCACCAGAGGAAAAAGAGGCACGCAAGCTATTGCACGGTATACAACAACTCAATGCCGAGCCGATGCGTCCGGTTCCAACTGCAATAACTGCTAGCCAGCTTGCAGCGGCCGCTGCTGCTTTGAAACCAGTGGGCGCTCGTAAAGGTTCAGGAAGTGGATCTTCAGGTAGTGGCCAATCGCAACCACGTtcacaacaggtggaaaaactaCAACGCCTCGAAAATCTTGATGCAATACACACTCTTTCACAGGAAGATGACAATAAAGAACGTACATGGAGCTTAGAAGTGAACAAGTATAGCTCACAGGACTCACAGGAGACAGCTGGTTCTGAAACCAGCTATGCAAGTGCTATAAAAGTCAATATTCGTTCAAATTTGGCCAATGTTAAAGAAAATGTTGTGCAAGAAAATGGCATGGCAGCGGAAGCTGAAATTCATCGTTTACCCTCTGTGGATAGTGGCGGTGAAACAAAGATTGTTGAGACTGTAGCTACAGTCAATGTAAACATTACACAAGTTCAGCCTGAAAATGAACATACAAAAGAAAAGCGTCGATTACTTTTCACCACACGTTTAGGTTCAGGTAGTCAGGATCCAATATTTTCTACACAATTTAGTATTTCTAAAACCGAAAGTCAATCCAGCCAACTTTCAGAGCAGGTTCAAGAGACAATAATAGAAAGCCCTGGCTCAGAGACTTTACACAGGCAAGGCACAGTAATCCGTCGCTCAGAGGAAGAAGTGGAATTGAATGCTTCAACAAAAATACAAGAATCTAAAGAGTCTATGAAATTGCCGCCGAAACGACGGACCTCTACGGAGATTTCAGCTCGGCGGCAGAAATCGATTTCCACATCAGAAGATGAAAAGCATATTGTGCAAACAACAGTGACTGCAGTGGTTATGCGTCGTAAGGAATCTCATGAGGAACCACGGAGAAAATCACGTTCTACTTCCGAAGACGATGCAGATGCTGGTGGTGGGATTGTGAATCAACGACATTCACGTTACTTGGAAAATTTCGATGTGCGAAAAAAGTATCATGAGAATGTGCCACGAAAACCTAAAAGGCAAAGTGTTTCGGAACCAAAACATGGTGACAGCACGGAGGATGCGATTGTTCACGTCGCAGAACAGCGCGACGACCAAAAGTTATCAAAGCAACATCAGCAACGGAAACCGACACTGCCTCAACCACCACCACCATCTACAGCTCCTTCACCATCACCTCCCCCAACTACTTCATCCGTGGCTGGAAGTCGTTCGCCAACGCCCACACAACGTGTACCGCGCTCACAATCACAGTCACCTGTAGATCGCTCCGGAAAACAAACGCCCGTTAAACCACCTCGAACCTCTACACCCACACGTCGCTCACAGGGCTCTCATGTCGGAACAGAAAGACAATCAATGCCTTCAACCGATGAACCAGTCGAATCATCTGAAAGCGAACGAGACTCGGACCTAGCTGGCGGCTCGTCAGCTGCAGCCGATCCTAAGCGCCGACATTTGCCTCGTCATGTTGGGACAATTGAAGACCATGAAAGCACAGGACTCGTGTCGCAAGAGTCTTTTGATGAGCTTCCTTATGTGCCAACCACGTTACCAGAGGAACGTGCACATGGTGTGCCACTTGTTCCCATGAAAGATCGAGCCAATATGGAATTGAAAACATGTCCCGTGGAACGACCACGCTCAACTACACCACTGAATCCTTCACACTTAGAAGAATATTGTGGAATAGTTACACCTCAGGAACAAGCACACGAACTTAGCGGTTCAGTTCCAGTTCGTGGTGAAAAACTACgaataagtttgccacgaaaagACTCTACAAAAGAGCGAGTACAAAGCGCAAAGTCCCCTCGACGACCATCTAATACCAGCGGCAAGTCCTGGTTTGAGTTTGCCGAAGAAGGTCTTCGTGCTACTTCGTCAAATTTGGAACGTAAGGACTCCAATAAACAATTGCTGCAGAAGCAGACACAACCCGAGTTGGATATCAAAACCAAAGTTGCTGTCAGCAAAGCGACAACAACTACCGTGCAGACCACGCAAACACAAATCACACCAACGTcgggcacaacaacaacacaacgaAAACTCTCCGGACACTGGATAGATTTCGAAAACATACCAGAAAAGCGCAAGCCACCAAAACGAATCACGGTTTTACCCAAAGACGGTGTTGTAACTAGCACCAGCAGCAGCCGAGTTCATGCCACCACTTCGAGTGTTCAACATATATCGCAGCCCCAGACGCATACACATAGTCATGGACATGACCATCAACCAGCACAACCTGATGTGACAATGGATGGCAAAATTCATTACAACTATGTGAAGCCGGAGGATTGTCAATGTGAGTGTCATGAAACCAAACGTGAAGGTGGCACAGGCGCTGGAGCGGACGACAACGCGAGCGCAGCCGTTGCAGATGATGAGATGGAGGGTGTAACAAGCAGCAAATCCATAACCAGTGTTGATCTGCTACAACAAGGAGAGGACATGTTGCCATTACTGGATCCCGATACTCAAGATGGAATTGAACCAAG tgACTCGTCGCGTGAGTATAGTTGCTACACGGATGACGAGATGGACGTGCCAATGCGACGGGCAAGTTCAAGTCGCTTAAAAGGGAATTCCTCTAAG ttggaCGAGTTTCCGCGGCGTGATGTTTCGCACAGTCCCCGAAATCGAAAGTTTCCAGACAATCGCAAGTGA
- the LOC120774870 gene encoding uncharacterized protein LOC120774870 isoform X2 → MDARKQKRLGAAPIASFEKSFEDTAAAGNTAHTSTTSAMTSSSSATAAAVMPAASISGSTKFNASQEHEALAKDIHSNGEMLMEPREHINKTAADTATAIGKARNAQAEQPSIAVSLSGSAVVATDAIAAAAAVSPSNRTKHEGNNTRRPPLLKATISASTTAGGGDTVGQPQTQHQQLAAGVGGAYKGATTLATPSTPRIELSRASSSSHHEEDSRESSPENVFEQETIGLGFREEGALELRSSTEELYFMDPEQKKEEQEKIQQQQQVKRSSPHIFKFDDHQSYLQQHQRKDSASSEVAALLCISGRTSRISSVGSQGSAVSRLSAVSGVSRSPSPHRMLLETSFCGPKPLENVVDGRVSTTIEPPTVELLEQVLLSRKHDPTQAVLAEGITVESSPKKKPTSLSNGEAKPPMKSTKKAERPNAVAIAPGGVAKPVMGAQRRSNKSPGQMVIGKTPSGTEYIRINLKPDYMYNDKGIAPHEKIVEAPNSIAPLYSRSQKKPASLSLGRTAVDENRLTPTASPKPTRHGALTKDTHGSRSPSPATVSVSRKSSFSSLFRLGGKDSPDSPRERSRSRSKSKERPTPQSQNVTPSKQKSVLAIFKPGKRGSNAGADAKSSKSSSPIDGHELQQQMQQMRSKSHTPSSTTTGGGSRPASRLRYYDEPVEGVIHIPLHTPPEEKEARKLLHGIQQLNAEPMRPVPTAITASQLAAAAAALKPVGARKGSGSGSSGSGQSQPRSQQVEKLQRLENLDAIHTLSQEDDNKERTWSLEVNKYSSQDSQETAGSETSYASAIKVNIRSNLANVKENVVQENGMAAEAEIHRLPSVDSGGETKIVETVATVNVNITQVQPENEHTKEKRRLLFTTRLGSGSQDPIFSTQFSISKTESQSSQLSEQVQETIIESPGSETLHRQGTVIRRSEEEVELNASTKIQESKESMKLPPKRRTSTEISARRQKSISTSEDEKHIVQTTVTAVVMRRKESHEEPRRKSRSTSEDDADAGGGIVNQRHSRYLENFDVRKKYHENVPRKPKRQSVSEPKHGDSTEDAIVHVAEQRDDQKLSKQHQQRKPTLPQPPPPSTAPSPSPPPTTSSVAGSRSPTPTQRVPRSQSQSPVDRSGKQTPVKPPRTSTPTRRSQGSHVGTERQSMPSTDEPVESSESERDSDLAGGSSAAADPKRRHLPRHVGTIEDHESTGLVSQESFDELPYVPTTLPEERAHGVPLVPMKDRANMELKTCPVERPRSTTPLNPSHLEEYCGIVTPQEQAHELSGSVPVRGEKLRISLPRKDSTKERVQSAKSPRRPSNTSGKSWFEFAEEGLRATSSNLERKDSNKQLLQKQTQPELDIKTKVAVSKATTTTVQTTQTQITPTSGTTTTQRKLSGHWIDFENIPEKRKPPKRITVLPKDGVVTSTSSSRVHATTSSVQHISQPQTHTHSHGHDHQPAQPDVTMDGKIHYNYVKPEDCQCECHETKREGGTGAGADDNASAAVADDEMEGVTSSKSITSVDLLQQGEDMLPLLDPDTQDGIEPSDSSREYSCYTDDEMDVPMRRASSSRLKGNSSKLDEFPRRDVSHSPRNRKFPDNRK, encoded by the exons ATGGATGCGCGAAAACAGAAGCGGCTCGGCGCCGCGCCAATTGCATCGTTCGAGAAGTCGTTTGAGGACACGGCAGCAGCGGGCAACACGGCCCACACCAGCACAACAAGCGCTATGACAAGCAGCAGCTCAgccacagcagcagcagttATGCCAGCAGCGTCTATCTCGGGTTCAACGAAGTTCAATGCGTCGCAGGAACATGAAGCGCTTGCCAAGGACATTCACAGCAATGGCGAGATGTTG ATGGAGCCACGCGAGCACATTAATAAAACAGCTGCGGACACAGCAACCGCAATAGGGAAAGCAAGAAATGCCCAAGCAGAACAACCTAGTATTGCCGTATCGTTGTCGGGAAGTGCTGTAGTTGCAACAGACGCCATCGCTGCCGCCGCTGCAGTCAGCCCAAGCAATAGAACTAAACACGAAGGCAACAATACGAGGCGACCACCTCTTTTAAAGGCGACCATTTCCGCCAGCACTACAGCAGGTGGCGGCGACACTGTTGGTCAGCCTCAAACGCAGCATCAGCAGCTGGCGGCTGGAGTAGGAGGAGCGTATAAGGGAGCCACTACACTTGCCACACCATCCACGCCCCGCATCGAACTAAGTCGTGCATCGTCGTCATCGCATCACGAAGAGGACAGCCGGGAAAGCAGTCCCGAGAATGTGTTCGAACAG GAAACAATCGGACTGGGCTTTCGCGAAGAGGGCGCCCTGGAGCTACGAAGCTCAACCGAGGAATTGTACTTTATGGATCCGGAGCAGAAGAAAGAGGAGCAGGAGAAgatacaacaacagcag caagtGAAACGCTCCTCCCCGCACATCTTCAAATTCGACGATCATCAAAGCTATTTGCAACAGCACCAGCGCAAAGACTCGGCCAGTTCCGAGGTCGCTGCATTGCTTTGTATTTCCGGACGCACAAGTCGCATATCTAGCGTTGGCAGTCAGGGTTCGGCTGTGAGTCGACTCTCAGCGGTATCGGGCGTTTCACGTTCGCCTTCACCTCATCGCATGCTTTTGGAGACATCATTTTGTGGTCCAAAGCCTTTGGAAAACGTAGTGGACGGTCGAGTTTCAACCACCATTGAGCCACCGACTGTTGAATTACTTGAGCAAGTTTTGCTGTCACGTAAGCACGATCCAACACAGGCTGTTTTGGCGGAAGGTATTACAGTGGAAAGTTCACCGAAGAAGAAGCCGACATCGCTATCAAACGGTGAAGCTAAACCGCCAATGAAAAGTACTAAGAAAGCAGAGCGACCCAATGCTGTAGCCATTGCACCTGGTGGTGTTGCAAAGCCAGTTATGGGGGCTCAGCGAAGAAGTAATAAAAGCCCTGGACAAATGGTAATTGGAAAAACACCCAGCGGCACCGAGTATATACGCATTAACCTGAAGCCTGACTATATGTATAACGACAAAGGTATTGCCCCCCATGAGAAAATTGTGGAGGCTCCTAACAGCATTGCTCCGCTTTATTCGCGAAGTCAAAAGAAGCCTGCTTCATTAAGTTTAGGTCGGACCGCTGTGGATGAAAATCGGCTTACACCCACGGCTAGTCCTAAGCCTACGCGACACGGTGCTTTGACTAAGGATACACATGGTAGTCGTTCACCTTCACCAGCCACTGTTTCAGTTTCGAGAAAGAGTTCATTTAGTTCGCTGTTTCGACTAGGCGGTAAAGACTCACCTGATTCACCCCGTGAACGTTCACGATCCCGCAGTAAAAGTAAAGAACGCCCAACGCCGCAGTCACAAAACGTTACGCCAAGTAAACAGAAATCCGTTTTAGCGATTTTCAAACCAGGAAAACGTGGAAGTAATGCAGGCGCCGATGCTAAATCTTCGAAGAGCTCCTCACCTATCGATGGGCATGAGCTTCAGCAACAGATGCAACAAATGCGCAGTAAGTCACACACTCCATCATCGACTACCACTGGAGGTGGATCTCGCCCTGCCAGTAGGTTACGTTATTACGATGAACCTGTGGAAGGCGTAATACACATACCTCTTCATACCCCACCAGAGGAAAAAGAGGCACGCAAGCTATTGCACGGTATACAACAACTCAATGCCGAGCCGATGCGTCCGGTTCCAACTGCAATAACTGCTAGCCAGCTTGCAGCGGCCGCTGCTGCTTTGAAACCAGTGGGCGCTCGTAAAGGTTCAGGAAGTGGATCTTCAGGTAGTGGCCAATCGCAACCACGTtcacaacaggtggaaaaactaCAACGCCTCGAAAATCTTGATGCAATACACACTCTTTCACAGGAAGATGACAATAAAGAACGTACATGGAGCTTAGAAGTGAACAAGTATAGCTCACAGGACTCACAGGAGACAGCTGGTTCTGAAACCAGCTATGCAAGTGCTATAAAAGTCAATATTCGTTCAAATTTGGCCAATGTTAAAGAAAATGTTGTGCAAGAAAATGGCATGGCAGCGGAAGCTGAAATTCATCGTTTACCCTCTGTGGATAGTGGCGGTGAAACAAAGATTGTTGAGACTGTAGCTACAGTCAATGTAAACATTACACAAGTTCAGCCTGAAAATGAACATACAAAAGAAAAGCGTCGATTACTTTTCACCACACGTTTAGGTTCAGGTAGTCAGGATCCAATATTTTCTACACAATTTAGTATTTCTAAAACCGAAAGTCAATCCAGCCAACTTTCAGAGCAGGTTCAAGAGACAATAATAGAAAGCCCTGGCTCAGAGACTTTACACAGGCAAGGCACAGTAATCCGTCGCTCAGAGGAAGAAGTGGAATTGAATGCTTCAACAAAAATACAAGAATCTAAAGAGTCTATGAAATTGCCGCCGAAACGACGGACCTCTACGGAGATTTCAGCTCGGCGGCAGAAATCGATTTCCACATCAGAAGATGAAAAGCATATTGTGCAAACAACAGTGACTGCAGTGGTTATGCGTCGTAAGGAATCTCATGAGGAACCACGGAGAAAATCACGTTCTACTTCCGAAGACGATGCAGATGCTGGTGGTGGGATTGTGAATCAACGACATTCACGTTACTTGGAAAATTTCGATGTGCGAAAAAAGTATCATGAGAATGTGCCACGAAAACCTAAAAGGCAAAGTGTTTCGGAACCAAAACATGGTGACAGCACGGAGGATGCGATTGTTCACGTCGCAGAACAGCGCGACGACCAAAAGTTATCAAAGCAACATCAGCAACGGAAACCGACACTGCCTCAACCACCACCACCATCTACAGCTCCTTCACCATCACCTCCCCCAACTACTTCATCCGTGGCTGGAAGTCGTTCGCCAACGCCCACACAACGTGTACCGCGCTCACAATCACAGTCACCTGTAGATCGCTCCGGAAAACAAACGCCCGTTAAACCACCTCGAACCTCTACACCCACACGTCGCTCACAGGGCTCTCATGTCGGAACAGAAAGACAATCAATGCCTTCAACCGATGAACCAGTCGAATCATCTGAAAGCGAACGAGACTCGGACCTAGCTGGCGGCTCGTCAGCTGCAGCCGATCCTAAGCGCCGACATTTGCCTCGTCATGTTGGGACAATTGAAGACCATGAAAGCACAGGACTCGTGTCGCAAGAGTCTTTTGATGAGCTTCCTTATGTGCCAACCACGTTACCAGAGGAACGTGCACATGGTGTGCCACTTGTTCCCATGAAAGATCGAGCCAATATGGAATTGAAAACATGTCCCGTGGAACGACCACGCTCAACTACACCACTGAATCCTTCACACTTAGAAGAATATTGTGGAATAGTTACACCTCAGGAACAAGCACACGAACTTAGCGGTTCAGTTCCAGTTCGTGGTGAAAAACTACgaataagtttgccacgaaaagACTCTACAAAAGAGCGAGTACAAAGCGCAAAGTCCCCTCGACGACCATCTAATACCAGCGGCAAGTCCTGGTTTGAGTTTGCCGAAGAAGGTCTTCGTGCTACTTCGTCAAATTTGGAACGTAAGGACTCCAATAAACAATTGCTGCAGAAGCAGACACAACCCGAGTTGGATATCAAAACCAAAGTTGCTGTCAGCAAAGCGACAACAACTACCGTGCAGACCACGCAAACACAAATCACACCAACGTcgggcacaacaacaacacaacgaAAACTCTCCGGACACTGGATAGATTTCGAAAACATACCAGAAAAGCGCAAGCCACCAAAACGAATCACGGTTTTACCCAAAGACGGTGTTGTAACTAGCACCAGCAGCAGCCGAGTTCATGCCACCACTTCGAGTGTTCAACATATATCGCAGCCCCAGACGCATACACATAGTCATGGACATGACCATCAACCAGCACAACCTGATGTGACAATGGATGGCAAAATTCATTACAACTATGTGAAGCCGGAGGATTGTCAATGTGAGTGTCATGAAACCAAACGTGAAGGTGGCACAGGCGCTGGAGCGGACGACAACGCGAGCGCAGCCGTTGCAGATGATGAGATGGAGGGTGTAACAAGCAGCAAATCCATAACCAGTGTTGATCTGCTACAACAAGGAGAGGACATGTTGCCATTACTGGATCCCGATACTCAAGATGGAATTGAACCAAG tgACTCGTCGCGTGAGTATAGTTGCTACACGGATGACGAGATGGACGTGCCAATGCGACGGGCAAGTTCAAGTCGCTTAAAAGGGAATTCCTCTAAG ttggaCGAGTTTCCGCGGCGTGATGTTTCGCACAGTCCCCGAAATCGAAAGTTTCCAGACAATCGCAAGTGA